Proteins encoded within one genomic window of Pseudomonadota bacterium:
- a CDS encoding glutamate-5-semialdehyde dehydrogenase encodes MTHDPKTLRALALQARHGQRALGAAPAADRTAALETLASLLDARREALLAANREDLARAERDGLSGVLLARLGLSHGKLDAMIDGVRQLAATPDPLGRTQRATQLDDGLILRQVSHALGVLLIIFESRPDAVIQIGSLAIRSANAVILKGGREASASNRALAGCLRDALAAATGSADAVQLIEGREAIAHLLTLDDCIDLVIPRGSAQLVRSIQDATRIAVLGHADGICHVYLDAVADPQMAVRIAIDAKTDYPSACNAMETLLVHEAFLPHLPDVLGALAEAGVRLRGDTRCRAVAGRDMILATQADWSTEYGDLDLSVRCVASLEEAVDHIHRYGSGHTDAIVTADQAAADTFLRTIDSASVFVNASTRFADGYRYGLGAEVGISTSRLHARGPVGIDGLLTTRWLLRGDGQVAADFNEQGHRRFQHRPLPVDGPAGR; translated from the coding sequence ATGACCCACGATCCCAAGACGCTCCGCGCCCTCGCCCTGCAGGCTCGCCACGGCCAACGCGCACTCGGGGCGGCGCCAGCCGCAGATCGCACCGCCGCGCTGGAGACCCTGGCGTCGCTTCTGGACGCGCGACGCGAGGCTCTGCTTGCCGCAAACCGCGAAGATCTGGCGCGAGCCGAGCGCGATGGGCTGAGCGGTGTGCTCCTAGCTCGCCTCGGTCTCAGTCACGGCAAGCTGGACGCGATGATCGACGGCGTGCGCCAACTCGCCGCCACGCCCGACCCGCTCGGTCGAACCCAACGCGCCACGCAGCTCGACGATGGCCTCATCCTGCGCCAAGTCTCCCATGCCTTGGGCGTGCTACTGATCATCTTCGAAAGCCGGCCCGACGCCGTGATCCAAATCGGCTCCCTTGCCATCCGCAGCGCAAACGCGGTGATCTTGAAGGGCGGACGGGAGGCCAGCGCGTCGAACCGTGCCCTCGCCGGGTGCTTGCGCGATGCGCTCGCCGCTGCCACAGGCAGCGCAGATGCCGTGCAGCTGATCGAGGGCCGCGAGGCGATCGCTCACCTGCTGACACTCGATGACTGCATCGACCTGGTCATCCCCCGCGGCTCTGCGCAGCTCGTGCGCAGCATTCAGGACGCCACGCGCATCGCCGTCCTTGGCCATGCGGATGGGATCTGCCACGTGTATCTCGACGCCGTGGCGGATCCGCAGATGGCGGTGCGCATCGCCATCGATGCGAAGACCGACTACCCTTCCGCGTGCAACGCCATGGAAACCCTGCTAGTGCACGAAGCGTTTCTACCACACCTACCGGATGTGCTCGGCGCACTGGCCGAGGCTGGCGTACGCCTTCGGGGCGACACGCGCTGCCGTGCGGTGGCGGGGCGTGACATGATCTTGGCCACGCAGGCCGATTGGTCCACCGAGTACGGTGACCTCGACCTCTCTGTGCGTTGCGTGGCAAGCCTCGAAGAGGCGGTCGATCACATCCACCGCTACGGCAGCGGGCACACGGACGCCATCGTCACTGCTGACCAGGCGGCGGCCGATACCTTCCTGCGCACGATCGACTCGGCCTCGGTGTTCGTCAACGCCTCGACGCGCTTTGCCGACGGCTACCGCTACGGGCTAGGGGCCGAGGTTGGGATCAGTACTTCGCGCCTGCACGCACGCGGGCCCGTCGGCATCGACGGCTTGCTCACGACTCGGTGGTTGCTGCGTGGAGACGGCCAGGTGGCCGCGGATTTCAACGAGCAAGGCCACCGACGCTTTCAGCATCGACCCCTGCCGGTGGACGGACCCGCGGGGCGCTAG
- a CDS encoding MmcQ/YjbR family DNA-binding protein, which translates to MTLEDLRELALRLADASEAPHHHLTSFRSNGKIFATAMRDGEFTNVFVDEQTREQALALYPDWCDKVLWGGRVVGVRVLLASADAHFVQQLLENAWSLRQPRAK; encoded by the coding sequence ATGACCCTCGAGGATTTGCGCGAACTCGCCCTTCGGCTCGCAGATGCTAGCGAGGCGCCCCACCATCATCTCACCTCGTTCCGCAGCAACGGGAAGATCTTCGCCACCGCGATGCGCGACGGGGAGTTCACCAACGTGTTCGTGGATGAGCAGACACGAGAGCAGGCACTCGCCCTGTACCCCGACTGGTGCGACAAGGTGCTGTGGGGTGGGAGAGTGGTGGGCGTGCGCGTCCTGTTGGCGAGCGCGGACGCACACTTCGTGCAACAGTTGCTTGAGAACGCCTGGTCCTTGCGCCAGCCCAGGGCCAAATAG
- a CDS encoding toll/interleukin-1 receptor domain-containing protein gives MDVFISYSHKDREWKDRIVSFLEGLRRQGYLEYRTWSDEEIRPGQEWPAVIRHAIDRAKVAILLLSADFLASEFINETEIEALLKRREEGHLDLVPVVARPCPWQLIDWLAKIQLHPAGATPLSGCEPHEIEEHLTDLALEVNRLMGHAAAGASEVLTESDVVTERGPSADAHRGPGAPATPPPTAAQAPAPETYRFLGEDEVKSLVAKRAGRDSLDGLLIFRTQSQRTWLVATPGTVHCVLDSQKTSDSDRLYQWQEAVDANTRVRVREQSRSSRSGLVDVGRRQNWLYSHREHPSPVELERQVRRLVARAAHS, from the coding sequence ATGGATGTCTTCATCAGCTACAGCCACAAAGATCGGGAATGGAAAGATCGGATCGTCTCCTTCCTCGAGGGCCTGCGTCGCCAGGGCTACCTCGAGTACCGCACCTGGAGCGACGAGGAGATCCGCCCCGGACAGGAGTGGCCGGCGGTCATCCGCCACGCCATCGATCGGGCGAAAGTTGCGATTCTGTTGCTATCCGCTGACTTTCTCGCCTCCGAATTCATCAACGAGACGGAGATCGAGGCCCTGCTCAAGCGTCGGGAGGAAGGTCACCTCGACCTGGTGCCCGTGGTTGCACGTCCCTGTCCTTGGCAACTCATCGATTGGTTGGCCAAGATTCAACTGCATCCCGCTGGTGCCACCCCGCTCTCCGGCTGTGAGCCGCACGAGATAGAAGAGCACCTTACAGACCTAGCGCTGGAGGTGAATCGGCTCATGGGACACGCGGCTGCGGGCGCTTCGGAGGTGCTCACAGAGAGTGATGTGGTCACCGAACGGGGGCCAAGCGCGGATGCTCACCGAGGGCCAGGAGCGCCAGCCACGCCCCCACCTACCGCGGCGCAGGCGCCTGCGCCAGAGACCTATCGGTTCCTAGGGGAGGACGAGGTGAAGTCCCTAGTGGCGAAGCGCGCCGGCCGAGACAGCCTCGATGGGCTCCTGATCTTCCGCACGCAATCGCAGCGAACGTGGCTGGTGGCCACACCGGGCACGGTGCACTGCGTGCTCGACTCCCAGAAGACGAGTGACAGTGATCGCCTCTACCAATGGCAAGAGGCGGTCGATGCCAATACGCGCGTGCGGGTACGCGAGCAGTCCAGATCCTCCCGCTCCGGCCTGGTGGACGTCGGCCGGCGCCAGAACTGGCTGTACAGCCATCGCGAGCATCCCAGCCCGGTCGAATTGGAAAGGCAGGTACGCCGACTGGTGGCACGCGCAGCGCACTCGTAG
- a CDS encoding trypsin-like peptidase domain-containing protein: protein MLQHHTRGALFATIACLPLVLMAPDAEAARLTAAERATIELFEDAAPSVVYITTLAVRRDFFTLNLQEIPRGTGSGFVWDRDGHIVTNYHVIQNADRAQVTLADGTVLPATIVGAEPTKDLAVLKIDAARGQLKPLPRGKSDDLRVGQSVYAIGNPFGLDQTLTTGVISALDREIESVARIPIRGMIQTDAAINPGNSGGPLLDSGGDLIAVNTAIYSPSGASAGIGFSIPVDVVSWVVPDLIEFGRLRRPTFGADFANPRVAYRLGVRRGALVLEVGQDSAAERAEIRPTRRDRRGRIILGDIVIAINGEAIEAAGDVLLALETLQPGQRITVTLARPDGTVDVSLVLDAWN from the coding sequence ATGCTCCAGCACCACACTCGTGGCGCGCTGTTCGCCACCATCGCCTGTCTACCTCTCGTCCTGATGGCGCCTGACGCCGAGGCCGCACGCCTCACCGCAGCGGAGCGCGCCACTATCGAACTGTTCGAAGACGCTGCCCCGTCCGTGGTTTACATCACCACCCTGGCCGTGCGCCGCGACTTCTTCACCCTCAACTTGCAGGAGATCCCCCGCGGCACGGGTTCCGGGTTCGTGTGGGACCGAGACGGGCACATCGTCACCAACTACCACGTGATCCAAAACGCTGATCGCGCCCAGGTCACCCTCGCCGACGGCACGGTGCTCCCGGCTACGATCGTCGGCGCGGAGCCGACCAAGGACCTCGCTGTGCTCAAGATCGACGCCGCGCGCGGTCAGCTCAAACCCCTGCCGCGGGGTAAGTCCGACGACCTGCGCGTCGGCCAGTCCGTGTACGCCATCGGCAACCCCTTCGGCCTCGACCAGACCCTCACCACCGGCGTGATCAGCGCCCTCGATCGTGAGATCGAGTCCGTGGCGCGGATCCCGATCCGCGGCATGATCCAAACCGACGCGGCGATCAACCCGGGTAACTCCGGTGGCCCGCTGCTCGACTCAGGCGGCGACCTCATCGCGGTGAACACGGCGATCTACAGTCCCTCTGGCGCTAGCGCGGGAATCGGTTTTTCGATTCCCGTGGACGTGGTGAGCTGGGTCGTGCCGGATCTCATCGAGTTCGGACGCCTGCGTCGACCAACCTTCGGCGCGGACTTTGCCAACCCGCGGGTGGCGTATCGCCTGGGAGTACGTCGTGGCGCTCTGGTGCTTGAAGTGGGACAGGACAGCGCGGCAGAACGGGCGGAGATCCGACCGACGCGACGTGACCGACGGGGGCGTATCATCCTCGGCGACATCGTGATCGCCATCAACGGCGAGGCGATCGAGGCAGCGGGCGATGTGCTGCTGGCCTTGGAGACGTTGCAACCCGGGCAGCGAATCACCGTCACCTTGGCGCGACCGGACGGCACGGTGGACGTGTCACTAGTGCTAGATGCCTGGAACTGA
- a CDS encoding D-2-hydroxyacid dehydrogenase — protein sequence MPGTELPTHGSTGIVVADPTDPAAFAERIREVAGNTPLAPLALVRSSADIDDGALGADVLVGPPQLVASLVPQLPALRWVQSTWAGVAPVLEAIASHPNRQLQLTAAKGLFGPRMAEYVFGWLLTLERRLADYRAQQRTRTWATLPWTDLQGSTMLLLGTGSIGTHIAGVAHGFGMNTLGVSRRGAPVAGIARTFAVDRLLEVLGEADYVVASLPDTPDTRELLNAAAFRALRDHAILINVGRGTLIEEQALLDALAAGQLRAAVIDVFAEEPLPSAHRFWSTEGLYLTPHIAAVTPEEGIAALFVDNYRRYLAAAPLAARVDTQLGY from the coding sequence ATGCCTGGAACTGAGCTCCCTACTCACGGATCGACGGGGATCGTCGTTGCGGATCCGACGGACCCAGCGGCCTTCGCCGAACGTATCCGTGAGGTCGCAGGGAACACGCCCCTAGCGCCGCTCGCGCTGGTGCGCTCCAGCGCAGACATCGACGATGGCGCCCTCGGCGCCGACGTACTCGTCGGCCCGCCGCAGCTCGTTGCGAGTCTCGTGCCCCAGCTACCGGCGCTGCGCTGGGTGCAGAGCACTTGGGCTGGGGTCGCTCCCGTCCTAGAGGCCATCGCCTCGCATCCCAATCGCCAACTACAACTGACCGCAGCTAAGGGCCTATTCGGACCGCGGATGGCCGAATACGTGTTCGGCTGGCTGCTTACCCTGGAGCGACGGCTGGCGGACTACCGTGCCCAGCAGCGTACCCGCACCTGGGCCACACTCCCCTGGACTGATCTGCAGGGCAGCACGATGTTGCTGCTCGGCACTGGCAGCATCGGCACTCATATCGCAGGCGTCGCCCACGGGTTCGGCATGAATACCCTCGGCGTATCACGGCGCGGCGCTCCCGTGGCGGGCATCGCGAGGACCTTCGCCGTGGACCGCCTGCTCGAGGTCCTGGGCGAGGCGGACTACGTGGTGGCCAGCCTTCCGGACACGCCTGATACCCGTGAGCTGCTAAACGCCGCGGCCTTTCGAGCCCTGCGCGACCACGCGATTCTCATCAACGTCGGGCGCGGCACGCTGATCGAAGAGCAAGCGCTGCTCGACGCGCTCGCGGCGGGGCAACTGCGGGCCGCCGTGATCGATGTGTTCGCCGAAGAGCCATTGCCGTCGGCGCATCGCTTCTGGAGCACCGAGGGCCTGTACCTAACCCCACATATCGCTGCGGTGACCCCTGAAGAGGGCATCGCGGCACTGTTCGTCGACAACTACCGCCGCTACCTCGCGGCAGCCCCGTTGGCGGCACGAGTGGACACGCAACTCGGATACTAG
- a CDS encoding glutathione S-transferase N-terminal domain-containing protein, whose amino-acid sequence MQDAKRLSLYWFHGCPWCERVRAAIADLGLEVDERNIREHPEHAAAMREATGRGTVPVLRIDATDGTEWLPESAEIVRRLYADYGEQRPTAFFASQLPQRLGMAVAGALLLSAFVIPEAAQRWVLLAAAAVWLLRTRAPLLRKWF is encoded by the coding sequence ATGCAGGACGCCAAACGCTTATCGCTGTACTGGTTTCACGGTTGCCCCTGGTGCGAGCGGGTGCGGGCCGCCATCGCCGACCTCGGCCTAGAGGTAGACGAGCGCAACATCCGCGAGCATCCAGAACACGCCGCCGCCATGCGCGAGGCCACCGGGCGCGGCACGGTGCCCGTGCTCCGTATCGATGCGACCGACGGCACCGAATGGTTGCCGGAGTCCGCTGAGATCGTGCGCCGCTTGTACGCGGACTACGGCGAGCAAAGGCCCACCGCATTCTTCGCCTCGCAGCTGCCCCAGCGCCTCGGCATGGCCGTCGCTGGCGCCCTGCTGCTCAGCGCGTTCGTCATACCTGAGGCCGCGCAACGGTGGGTGTTGCTGGCGGCCGCGGCCGTCTGGTTGCTCCGCACTCGCGCCCCGCTGTTGCGCAAGTGGTTCTAG
- a CDS encoding sodium-dependent transporter — protein sequence MTPGGERRWSSSVMFFAAAIGSAVGISNVWKFTFVAGENGGGAFVLIYVAAVALIALPALIAEFLVGRRGGASVVRGMALLHQRDGIGRAWHWYGLMAAIGAFVALSFYAVVAGWTVDYFVHAVLRPASGTTVERAAAELDALFASPGRMMLAQLAFLSATGVTVAAGVRRGLERALGWLTPTLFLLLLALLAYAVVAGDFAAGLRFMFVPDFSRITGAIVLTAVGQAFFSLGIGLGVLFTLGAYMDDKTSVVRAGIVVAAADVGVALLAGMAVFPIVFANGLSPAEGPGLIFATLPVAFGQMPGGLVVAPLFFALMAIAALTSAITIAETVVAAVEDYSRWPRWRISLVLTVSLWFVGLGTVYSFNRLAEFHPLGFLPVFADRNIFESLDYVVSNFMMPVGGVLVAILASWSLRREVSAQAFTGSTRAFQVWLVLTRYVAPVAITLVFVVNL from the coding sequence GTGACGCCGGGCGGCGAGCGCCGCTGGTCCTCGAGCGTGATGTTCTTCGCCGCTGCCATCGGCAGCGCCGTGGGTATCTCGAACGTGTGGAAGTTCACCTTCGTCGCCGGCGAGAATGGCGGCGGGGCCTTCGTGTTGATCTACGTTGCCGCGGTGGCGCTTATCGCCTTACCGGCGCTGATCGCCGAGTTCCTGGTGGGCCGTCGAGGTGGAGCCAGCGTGGTGCGCGGCATGGCGCTGCTGCACCAGCGCGACGGCATCGGCCGTGCTTGGCATTGGTACGGCCTAATGGCAGCGATTGGTGCCTTCGTCGCCCTCAGTTTCTACGCGGTGGTGGCGGGCTGGACCGTCGACTACTTTGTCCACGCAGTCTTGCGGCCCGCCAGCGGCACCACGGTGGAGCGCGCCGCCGCCGAGCTCGATGCCCTGTTCGCAAGCCCTGGGCGGATGATGCTGGCGCAGCTGGCATTTCTGTCGGCCACTGGAGTGACCGTGGCCGCTGGCGTGCGCCGCGGATTGGAGCGCGCCCTCGGATGGCTTACGCCCACCCTTTTCTTGTTGTTGCTGGCCCTGCTGGCCTACGCCGTCGTGGCCGGAGACTTCGCGGCGGGGTTGCGCTTTATGTTCGTGCCGGACTTCTCGCGTATCACGGGTGCCATCGTATTGACGGCGGTTGGGCAGGCGTTCTTTTCCCTAGGCATTGGGTTAGGCGTGCTGTTCACGCTGGGTGCCTACATGGATGACAAGACCTCCGTGGTGCGGGCCGGGATCGTCGTGGCTGCGGCCGATGTGGGCGTCGCCTTGCTAGCTGGCATGGCCGTCTTCCCAATCGTGTTCGCCAACGGCCTTTCGCCGGCGGAGGGGCCAGGCTTGATCTTCGCCACCCTGCCGGTGGCCTTCGGCCAGATGCCCGGGGGGTTAGTGGTGGCTCCGCTGTTCTTTGCCCTCATGGCGATTGCGGCGCTCACCTCGGCGATCACCATTGCGGAGACCGTGGTGGCGGCAGTGGAGGACTACAGCCGCTGGCCGCGTTGGCGGATCAGTCTAGTGCTCACCGTATCCCTGTGGTTCGTGGGCCTCGGCACCGTGTACTCCTTCAATCGTCTCGCCGAGTTTCATCCGCTCGGGTTTTTGCCGGTATTCGCGGATAGGAACATCTTCGAGAGTCTGGATTACGTGGTGTCGAACTTCATGATGCCCGTAGGTGGCGTGCTGGTGGCGATCCTCGCCTCCTGGAGCTTGCGGCGGGAGGTGTCGGCGCAGGCCTTCACCGGGTCGACCCGCGCGTTCCAAGTGTGGTTGGTGCTGACGCGCTACGTCGCGCCGGTGGCGATCACTTTGGTGTTCGTGGTCAACCTGTAA
- a CDS encoding aldo/keto reductase: MSDGAMAPRAELSPGYSIAQVINGCWQLTPDHGGGLQDRGAVFAIFDELIEHGFTTFDGADIYTGVESLLGAYRSRLADPHGIQIHTKYVPDRAALETLRPQDVHAAIDRSRRRLGMDSLDLVQFHWWRYEVPGVEMVLECLQEAQARDHVRLLGLTNFDTAHVRKMLDDGAPIVSLQSQYSLLDRRPERAMTSLAEKSSLKLVPYGVLAGGFLTDRYRGVVASASQANRSLTKYRLIIEEAGGWDAYQGLLELLHEIAAANQVSIAAVAARWVLEQPCVAAIMLGVGSRSRAKENLDIAVLELAEDERRALQAALAARPVPPGDMFDLERDPAGRHARIMKTDLNAGAPDGAPS; this comes from the coding sequence ATGAGTGACGGCGCTATGGCGCCGCGTGCCGAGCTCTCGCCGGGCTATTCGATCGCACAGGTGATCAACGGCTGTTGGCAGCTAACGCCCGATCACGGGGGCGGTCTGCAGGATCGCGGGGCGGTGTTCGCCATCTTCGATGAGCTTATCGAGCACGGCTTCACCACCTTCGACGGCGCTGACATCTACACGGGCGTGGAGTCGCTGCTCGGCGCCTATCGGTCGCGCTTGGCAGACCCGCATGGCATTCAGATCCACACTAAGTACGTGCCCGATCGGGCCGCGTTGGAAACGCTGCGGCCGCAGGATGTGCATGCGGCGATCGATCGCTCTCGCCGCCGCCTTGGGATGGACAGCCTCGATCTGGTGCAATTCCACTGGTGGCGCTACGAGGTGCCGGGCGTGGAGATGGTGCTCGAGTGCCTGCAGGAGGCGCAGGCTAGGGATCATGTTCGCCTGCTGGGCCTGACCAACTTCGATACGGCGCACGTGCGCAAGATGCTGGATGATGGCGCGCCCATCGTGTCCCTGCAGTCTCAGTACTCGCTCCTCGACCGCCGCCCGGAACGGGCCATGACCTCGCTGGCTGAGAAGAGCAGCCTCAAGCTCGTCCCCTACGGCGTGCTCGCCGGCGGCTTTCTCACCGATCGCTATCGGGGTGTGGTGGCGAGTGCCTCACAGGCCAATCGCTCGCTGACTAAGTACCGTCTGATCATCGAAGAGGCGGGCGGCTGGGACGCCTACCAGGGGCTGCTGGAGCTGCTGCACGAGATCGCCGCCGCCAACCAGGTGTCCATCGCCGCTGTGGCGGCGCGCTGGGTGCTCGAGCAGCCTTGCGTCGCGGCCATTATGCTCGGGGTCGGCAGCCGCTCGCGGGCGAAGGAGAACCTCGACATCGCTGTCCTGGAGCTCGCCGAGGACGAGCGCCGCGCTCTGCAGGCTGCCCTCGCCGCCCGACCGGTGCCGCCGGGCGACATGTTCGACCTGGAGCGTGATCCCGCCGGTCGCCACGCGCGGATCATGAAGACCGACCTGAACGCTGGGGCCCCAGACGGAGCGCCTTCTTGA
- a CDS encoding TIGR04076 family protein, which translates to MSLRDDRFELWNLRVEVVGEEDTMVCSHHLGDYFEVLGENLVFPPDQPFSLYALAAILPLLPAKQRVTHENDWMTTDAEIACPDPHCGARFRITRTSRTTFRHSETTVVPLPRVSDDE; encoded by the coding sequence ATGAGCTTACGCGACGATCGCTTCGAGCTGTGGAACCTGCGCGTCGAAGTGGTTGGCGAGGAGGATACGATGGTGTGCTCGCACCACCTGGGCGATTACTTCGAGGTGCTCGGCGAGAACCTCGTGTTCCCCCCGGATCAGCCCTTCAGTCTCTACGCGCTCGCGGCCATCCTGCCGCTATTGCCCGCTAAGCAGCGCGTCACCCACGAGAACGACTGGATGACCACCGATGCGGAGATCGCCTGCCCCGACCCCCACTGCGGCGCCCGCTTTCGGATCACGCGCACCTCACGCACCACCTTTCGCCACAGCGAGACCACGGTGGTGCCCCTGCCGCGAGTGAGCGACGATGAGTGA
- a CDS encoding GNAT family N-acetyltransferase: protein MLDVPRIETERLILRGLENRDTDAFCEMMANDEVARFITPQGKGIGRGDAWRSMATVVGHWALRGYGFFAVEEKATGQFVGRVGPWQPEGWPALECGWTIARPYWGKGYASEAAIAGVRWIFAQQPELTRIISVIDPGNEASKAVARKIGERDSAERWEFWGATLEIWECPREQWLARFGGVGS, encoded by the coding sequence ATGCTCGACGTACCCCGAATCGAGACCGAACGGCTGATCCTGCGCGGCTTGGAAAACCGCGACACGGACGCCTTCTGCGAGATGATGGCGAACGACGAGGTCGCCCGCTTCATCACGCCCCAGGGCAAGGGTATCGGCCGCGGCGATGCCTGGCGCTCCATGGCCACTGTGGTCGGCCACTGGGCCCTGCGTGGCTATGGGTTCTTTGCCGTGGAGGAGAAGGCGACGGGGCAATTCGTCGGCCGCGTCGGGCCTTGGCAGCCCGAGGGCTGGCCCGCCCTCGAGTGCGGTTGGACGATCGCGCGGCCCTACTGGGGTAAAGGCTACGCGAGTGAGGCGGCCATCGCCGGGGTGCGGTGGATTTTCGCCCAGCAGCCGGAGCTCACGCGCATCATCAGCGTGATCGACCCAGGCAATGAGGCGAGCAAGGCCGTGGCGCGCAAGATAGGCGAGCGTGATAGCGCTGAGCGGTGGGAGTTTTGGGGGGCGACCCTCGAGATTTGGGAATGCCCACGCGAGCAGTGGTTGGCGCGCTTCGGTGGCGTGGGCTCATGA
- a CDS encoding ABC transporter ATP-binding protein, whose translation MTDTASLSSFRALSRLLTYARSYRRRIGLASLCSVVNKLFDVAPEILIGIAIDVVVRQQDSFVAAIGITDARAQMLLLAGLTLAIWAGESLFEYLYLVLWRNIAQDLQHTMRLDAYEHVQRLDLAYFENRASGTLVAILNDDVNQLERFLNGGANNLIQVATTLVAVGAVFFAVSPLIALMAFTPIPLIVIGAFYFQRRAQPLYAQVRERVGNLSARLSANLAGITTIKSFTTEAFEAGRIRDDSEAYVDANRRAIAISSAFIPVIRMAILAGFLATFLLGGWMTLEGKLNVGAYGVLVFLTQRLLWPLTGLAETVDLYERAMASTRRILDLIETPVRIRDRPDAHSVQNVQGHIAFDQVSFAYEAQGAPVVSDITLDIPASSTVAFVGQTGSGKSTLIKLLMRFYSPASGTITLDGQPLDALALRSLRQHIGLVSQDTFLFQGTVRENIAYGQPQAREEDILAAARAAEATEFIERLPKGFDTVVGERGQKLSGGQRQRLSIARALLRDPRVLILDEATSAVDNETEAAIQRSLARISRSRTTIVIAHRLSTIVGADQIYVLDGGRIIEAGTHGALLAAGGQYSALWNVQTGQELTASASS comes from the coding sequence ATGACCGACACCGCCTCCCTATCCTCCTTCCGCGCCCTGAGCCGCCTTCTCACCTACGCCCGCAGCTACCGCCGACGGATTGGCCTTGCGAGTCTCTGCTCGGTGGTGAATAAGCTCTTCGACGTGGCGCCGGAGATCCTCATCGGCATCGCCATCGACGTGGTGGTGCGCCAGCAGGACTCCTTCGTCGCCGCCATCGGCATCACCGACGCCCGCGCCCAGATGCTGCTGCTCGCCGGCCTCACGCTTGCCATCTGGGCCGGTGAGTCGCTCTTCGAATACCTCTACCTCGTGCTCTGGCGCAACATCGCCCAGGACCTCCAACACACGATGCGCCTAGACGCCTACGAGCACGTACAGCGCCTCGACCTTGCTTACTTCGAGAACCGCGCCAGCGGCACCCTGGTGGCGATTCTCAACGATGACGTGAACCAGCTGGAGCGCTTCCTAAACGGCGGCGCCAACAACCTGATTCAGGTCGCGACGACGCTCGTGGCCGTGGGCGCTGTCTTCTTCGCCGTCTCGCCCTTGATCGCGCTCATGGCCTTCACGCCGATCCCCCTGATCGTGATCGGCGCCTTCTACTTCCAGCGACGAGCCCAGCCGCTCTACGCCCAGGTGCGCGAGCGCGTGGGCAACCTGTCCGCTCGATTGTCTGCGAACCTAGCGGGCATCACGACCATTAAGAGTTTCACTACCGAGGCCTTTGAGGCCGGACGCATCCGCGATGACAGCGAGGCGTACGTCGACGCTAACCGCCGCGCCATCGCCATCAGCTCGGCCTTTATCCCGGTAATCCGCATGGCGATCCTGGCAGGCTTTCTCGCCACATTCTTGCTCGGCGGGTGGATGACCTTGGAGGGCAAGCTGAACGTCGGTGCCTACGGCGTGCTGGTGTTTCTTACCCAACGATTGCTTTGGCCGTTGACGGGCCTCGCCGAGACGGTCGATCTCTACGAGCGCGCGATGGCCTCGACCCGACGCATCCTGGACCTGATCGAGACGCCCGTGCGCATCCGCGATCGACCGGACGCGCACAGCGTGCAAAACGTGCAGGGACACATCGCCTTCGACCAGGTGAGCTTCGCCTACGAGGCGCAGGGCGCGCCGGTGGTGTCGGACATCACTCTCGACATCCCCGCCAGCAGCACCGTCGCCTTCGTTGGCCAGACGGGCTCGGGCAAGAGCACACTGATCAAACTGCTGATGCGCTTCTACTCCCCCGCCAGCGGCACGATCACCCTCGACGGCCAGCCCCTCGACGCCCTGGCGCTGCGCTCCCTGCGCCAACACATCGGCCTCGTGAGCCAGGACACATTCCTGTTCCAGGGCACGGTGCGGGAGAACATCGCCTACGGCCAACCGCAGGCGCGCGAAGAGGACATCCTCGCAGCCGCCCGGGCCGCGGAAGCGACGGAGTTTATCGAACGCTTGCCGAAGGGCTTTGACACGGTGGTCGGCGAGCGCGGCCAGAAGCTCTCCGGCGGCCAGCGCCAACGCCTGTCCATCGCCCGCGCCCTGCTGCGCGATCCGCGCGTGCTGATCCTCGATGAGGCAACCTCCGCGGTGGATAACGAGACGGAAGCGGCGATCCAGCGCTCCCTGGCCCGTATCTCGCGCTCGCGCACCACCATCGTCATCGCCCACCGCCTGTCCACCATCGTCGGCGCCGACCAGATCTACGTGCTCGACGGCGGCCGCATCATCGAGGCCGGCACGCACGGGGCGCTGCTCGCCGCGGGTGGCCAGTACAGCGCCCTGTGGAACGTGCAGACCGGCCAGGAACTCACCGCCTCCGCATCCTCGTGA